From the Paenibacillus sp. R14(2021) genome, the window TTCAAATTCAAGAAAAGCCTTATCTGACATAATAGATAATAGAAAAAAAGAAATTCAAGTAGTGTATGAAATGACAGCGACCAAGTTAAATATTATTTTTAGAGATAACGGAGTTGGCATAGAAGAAAGTGATATCCCACATATCTTTTCTCCGTTTTTCACGACAAGAGAAGGTGGATTTGGAATGGGATTATCCATAGTAGATGAACTTGTAAAAAGTAATTACGGGGAGATCCATCTAATTAAAAGTAATATAGGAGCAGCTTTTCAAATTAGTTTTGATCTGGAGGAATAGAAGTGGAGATACAAAGAATTATATTGATCGTTGATGACTCTAAAAATATAGATCGAGATATTAAAAGCTATAGTACAATTTTTGAAAAACTGAAAGAGGCTAGAAACTTAGATTATAATCTGATTTTTCATACAAGAAAAAAATACGAGGAGGCTATCGAATTACTTCAAGATCCAGATATCGTATTTGATGTAGTGATCGTTGATCATAACCTTTCTGAGGGGGGCAATGAACATTCTGGTGATGAGTTAATACAAGAAATCAGGCAGCATATTAATAAGCATTGTAAATTGATATTTTATTCAATGGGTGACTTAGCCGAGATATTCCCTAATAGACTAGATTTAATCAATCTATTTAACCTAGGTATTTTCCGTTTCTTGTCGAAAGATATGTCTACGAGTAGTACAACGTTGTTCGGATCGGGGCAAATGCAATTAAGAGTTGAGACTATTATAGATGCAATTCAAGATATTGATTTTGTTCAAGTTACATTGGAAAGATATTTCGCAGAATACAGAGAAGTAATTTCTGATGAAATGATTACTGTTGCTGGGAAAAATTATTCCGTGAATGAGATTATTAATCTGATAAAAAAAGATGCAGATGAGGGTAGATTGTATAAAAGTAATTTGGCTGAGTCAGTTATTATACACAATATATTGACAGGTGGTAAGTAGATTGAAAGTTATTCATTTTTATCCCAGATCGGCCGGAATAAGATTTTTGGCTCGCTTCAAAACCTATTTAAAAGATAGAATACAAGATAAGTATACTCATATTAACCGTTCTTCTACCTTATATAATGAATTGGGTAACAGAATTAATCAAACTGATATCATTGTATTTACAAGCCATGGTGAACCAGAATATTTCGTGGGGGAATTAGAAAAAGGAACAGAAGTACAACTTAGATTGGAAGATCTAAAAGGGGTGATAAATTCATTCATATTTGCTTTTTCGTGTTCTACTGGTGAACTAGGAAAAAAATTATGTGAAGCCTCAGGAGCCTTAGCATACATAGGATTCAATGATGCTATTAACCTTACTGTAAATACTAGTGAAGTATCTTTTAAGCCACAAATGAAAGTGGTAATAAATTCGATTTATTTAGAAGCACTAATTGATTCGTTTAACGAATATTTTAGCAAAACTTATAATGTTAGGCAATTTGCGAAATTGTTATCTTTAAACTTGAAAAGAAGTTACTCTAGGGTTCTTGCTGCAGACCCGCTTGATTTATGCAAAAAGCTTAGCCTTGATAACAGACTTGCTCAGAATCCTCAATTTCTAAAGGCACTACACTCAGACTTACTGACAACAATTGATGCTGTAAGGTCAAGAATAATTGTCCACGGCGAACAAGAATTTATTCCTTGGAATGTTATTAATAATGAACCAGAAAAAGTTCTCTCACTTATAGAAATATTGGAAAGTATCACTTTTTCATCACAAAATGAATATTACCGTAATTTTCTACTTTCATGTTTGTATATGAAATCGGGAAGGCCTAGAAAAGCACACTCATATTTTAAACTTGTTGCAAAGCAGTTCCCACAATTTGAACCTTTATCTATGTATAAAGTTAATGATGACGATACGGAGTTACAAGAAGTTGTTTCTTAGTTTTGCAGGGTATATGTTGACAAGCTGTTGACGAACATCGCCAACAAGCAATCAAACTGAAACAAATAGAACAATATGCTATTGTTAAAATCCTTATAAATCAAGGGTTTCAACCAACTAACACAGACTACAAACAACTCCTACATGCTCCCGCATACAGTGCATGTGGAATCGGTGGCTTTGCTTGTACGAAATGAATGTAGAATACAAAATTAGTCTGCCGCTGTCCCAAATATACATTTAACTCGTACAAAGAACAGCTCAATTTCAACAAGAACAAGCTATTGATCCAATTGGCGGCTACAGGGCGGTTAACCCTGTACCGCTATTTTGCATTCTCAAGGGAGTGAATGCACTATAGAGAACGTTATTTATAATTGGGGATTAGGTGTTGGTTATTGTATGATGAATGATAAGACAATTGCCCCAATAGTTAATTACGCATATCGAACATGGAGGAGTACATGGCCTGGAGTAAATTGAAACAAAACTTGGAGAGTTTTCTTTGTCCTGCGTTATACGGAAGGGTCGAATACCGAGCCACCAGCTACCGGTATTTACTTGATAAATCAGGGATTTGTTATATTGCAGTAGATAAGAAGAATGTACTCAATATGAGTGATCCAACGAACGTAATCAGATGGTATCAGACGGAGCTGGAAATTAAGAATGATTCGGATATCCAAGTTCCAATTAACAATGAGGAATTGGAAGCAGTCAGAATTGAGACCAAAGGCGCCGTTCCGGAGGAACGTCTGAAAGTCATTGCAAGAGGCAGAAAAATAGCAGTAGTTGCCAAGGAGCTTTTGTCGGCACAGTCTTCATTAAGTAAATCGAATTTTATCGTTGCAGCGACTAGGTTCTTATCCACGCCTATAGAGGAGAGCATCGAGAGCAATGATATTTTATTGAATATTCTAGCTCTGGTGGACAGGCGAGTGGGCAAGAAACGAATATTGAACATGGCCGAGAAGATGAAGTTGAAGCATCCGGCTGTGCAGTATTTTTACGAATTACGGCTTAGCACGGTATGAAATTAACTAATACGCGCAGCTGCCCAAGATAGAAAACAGTTCAGTGTAAAGAAGACGCCAGGTATCGGTATCGCCTGTGCGTCTTTTTTATGCGCTACTCCCCATGATTCACTACCCCAAGCGCATAGTTTAACGCTGTTCTTCTCAGACTAATACGGAATCATTTACCACACATACAGCATCTGCAATTGCAATCCAAATAATGAAGAGAGTGAACAATTAATGACGGCATCAGACGAACGATCGACTTGCGAGCTTCCTGCGGAAGGAGCGGCATGGGACTTTCGGGTAGAGCCTTCTTCTCGCTGGGTACGGGTGAAATTCGGAGGAGAAACCATTGCGGATAGCAAGCGCGTCGTCTTGGCCTTCGAGAAGGGAGCGCGCCCCGTCTATTACTTCCCCCAGGATGATGTCAACATGCAGCTGCTCATTCCGTCCCATGAGCAATATATCTGTTCCCATAAAGGAACGGCGAATTACTGGAGTATTCAGGCGGGCGGAAGCGTAGTGGACAACGCCGCTTGGAGCTACCGTACGCCAACACCTGGGGCCAAGGGGATCGAAGGGCTGCTATCCTTCTACTGGAACCGCTCGATCACTTGGTTCGAGGAAGAGCTGCAGGTGTTCGGCCATGCGCGCGATCCTTATGTGCGAGCCGATGCGATTCCGAGCTCTCGTCATGTGAAGGTGGTCGTCGGCGGCGAGGTTATTGCCGAGAGCAGCCAGACGGTAGTTGTTTTTGAAACGGGCTTGGCGCCTCGCGTCTATCTCCCCAAGGAAGCGATACGGCAGGACGTGCTCGTCGCATCCAGCACGACTACGCGCTGCCCGTATAAAGGCCTTGCTTCGTATTGGTCCATTCAAATCGGGGACAAGCTGTACAAGGATGTCTTGTGGAGCTATGAGCATCCGATGGGAGCTGTTCGAGAAATTACCGGGT encodes:
- a CDS encoding response regulator, which encodes MEIQRIILIVDDSKNIDRDIKSYSTIFEKLKEARNLDYNLIFHTRKKYEEAIELLQDPDIVFDVVIVDHNLSEGGNEHSGDELIQEIRQHINKHCKLIFYSMGDLAEIFPNRLDLINLFNLGIFRFLSKDMSTSSTTLFGSGQMQLRVETIIDAIQDIDFVQVTLERYFAEYREVISDEMITVAGKNYSVNEIINLIKKDADEGRLYKSNLAESVIIHNILTGGK
- a CDS encoding DUF427 domain-containing protein, which encodes MTASDERSTCELPAEGAAWDFRVEPSSRWVRVKFGGETIADSKRVVLAFEKGARPVYYFPQDDVNMQLLIPSHEQYICSHKGTANYWSIQAGGSVVDNAAWSYRTPTPGAKGIEGLLSFYWNRSITWFEEELQVFGHARDPYVRADAIPSSRHVKVVVGGEVIAESSQTVVVFETGLAPRVYLPKEAIRQDVLVASSTTTRCPYKGLASYWSIQIGDKLYKDVLWSYEHPMGAVREITGYVSFYGEKVDALLVDGEPWPQSHSERLVR